Proteins encoded in a region of the Campylobacter magnus genome:
- a CDS encoding hybrid sensor histidine kinase/response regulator, with the protein MDDMQELLEDFLVESFELIEQIDHDLVELESNPDDLELLNRIFRVAHTVKGSSSFLNFDTLTELTHHMEDVLNKARHGELKITADVMDVVLKSVDMMKGLLVSIRDNGNDSSSGIDISQICLQLTAISEGQSSASATPAAAPATTPEPAPAPEPATSAAADIPPSAIPDDVDPNTLSEDQVNAEIERLLKVRKAEDEARRAAKGSGGGTTPAAPAAPATAPAAAPAAPVADKPAAAAKPAGDGANAPAKAGANASDQTIRVEVGRLDYLMNLVGELVLSKNRLLTIYNDVEERYDGEQFLEELNQVVSSLSLVTTDVQLAVMKTRMQPVAKVFNKFPRVVRDIGRDLNKQIDLIISGEETELDKSIVEEIGDPLTHIIRNSCDHGIEDPATRKAAGKPEKGTIELKAYNEGNHIVIEIIDDGKGIDADAIRIKAVERGLISENEADTMSNKEIYSIIFRPGFSMAAKVTNISGRGVGMDVVKTNVEKLHGVIDIDSEVGKGTTLKLKIPLTLAIIQSLLVGTQEEIYAIPLANVNETVRVPVDNIYTIEGKNVLRLRDEVLSLVRLSDLFGVKQVLESGDQTYVVVISVAETKLGIIVDNLIGQEEIVIKSLGSYLANIDGIAGGTIRGDGRVTLIVDVGVIMDMAKEVKVDIKSSMSAEATQKAKESPADYKVLVVDDSKMDRTIISKALAPTGITLIEATNGLEALNIIKSGEHAFDAVLIDIEMPKMDGYTLAGEIRKYSKYRNLPLIAVTSRTSKSDRLRGVEVGMTEYITKPYSGEYLENVVRKNIKLP; encoded by the coding sequence ATGGATGATATGCAAGAACTATTAGAAGATTTTCTGGTTGAGTCCTTTGAGCTTATCGAGCAGATCGATCACGACCTAGTCGAGCTTGAGTCTAATCCAGATGATCTAGAGCTATTAAACAGAATTTTCCGTGTTGCGCACACCGTAAAAGGAAGCTCATCATTTCTAAACTTTGATACACTAACTGAGCTTACTCACCATATGGAAGACGTGCTAAACAAAGCACGCCACGGCGAGCTAAAAATCACCGCTGATGTAATGGATGTGGTGCTAAAATCAGTAGATATGATGAAAGGACTGCTTGTTAGTATCCGTGATAACGGCAACGACTCAAGCTCAGGCATTGATATTTCTCAAATCTGTCTGCAACTAACTGCTATCAGCGAGGGTCAATCATCTGCTAGTGCCACGCCAGCTGCCGCGCCAGCTACTACACCTGAGCCAGCACCAGCGCCTGAGCCAGCCACGTCAGCCGCTGCTGATATACCACCATCTGCTATACCAGATGATGTTGATCCAAACACTCTAAGTGAAGATCAAGTAAATGCTGAGATAGAAAGACTGCTAAAAGTCCGTAAAGCAGAAGATGAAGCGCGTCGTGCTGCAAAAGGAAGTGGCGGTGGAACCACACCAGCTGCACCTGCTGCACCAGCTACCGCTCCAGCCGCTGCCCCTGCAGCCCCTGTGGCTGATAAACCAGCCGCTGCTGCTAAACCAGCAGGTGATGGGGCAAATGCACCAGCAAAAGCAGGCGCAAATGCTTCTGATCAAACAATTCGTGTTGAGGTTGGCAGACTAGATTATCTAATGAACCTTGTTGGAGAGCTAGTTCTTAGCAAAAACCGCTTGCTAACTATCTACAACGATGTTGAAGAGCGTTATGATGGTGAGCAGTTCCTAGAAGAGCTAAACCAAGTTGTCTCAAGCCTAAGCCTAGTTACAACTGATGTTCAGCTAGCTGTGATGAAAACTCGTATGCAGCCAGTCGCAAAGGTGTTTAATAAATTCCCTCGCGTGGTGCGTGATATAGGTCGTGATCTAAACAAACAAATAGATCTAATCATAAGCGGTGAAGAAACCGAGCTTGATAAATCAATCGTTGAAGAAATCGGCGATCCACTAACTCACATTATCCGCAACTCTTGCGACCATGGTATAGAAGATCCAGCTACTAGAAAAGCAGCTGGCAAGCCAGAAAAAGGAACCATAGAGCTAAAAGCGTATAATGAAGGTAATCACATCGTTATTGAAATCATAGATGATGGTAAGGGAATTGATGCTGATGCTATTCGTATCAAGGCTGTTGAGCGTGGACTAATTAGCGAGAACGAAGCTGATACTATGAGCAATAAAGAGATTTATTCTATCATTTTCCGCCCAGGTTTTTCTATGGCGGCAAAGGTTACGAATATCTCTGGGCGTGGCGTTGGTATGGATGTTGTTAAAACAAATGTTGAGAAACTTCACGGTGTAATTGACATTGATAGCGAAGTTGGCAAAGGAACTACTTTAAAACTAAAGATTCCTCTAACCTTGGCAATTATTCAATCGCTACTAGTAGGAACACAAGAAGAAATCTATGCTATTCCACTAGCAAATGTTAATGAGACAGTTCGTGTGCCAGTAGATAATATCTACACAATCGAGGGCAAAAATGTTCTTCGTCTAAGAGATGAGGTTCTTAGCCTTGTGCGTCTAAGCGACCTTTTTGGCGTAAAACAAGTGCTTGAAAGTGGCGATCAAACCTATGTAGTAGTTATTAGTGTGGCTGAGACTAAGCTAGGAATTATCGTTGATAATCTAATAGGACAAGAAGAAATCGTTATCAAATCTCTTGGTAGCTACCTAGCAAATATTGATGGTATCGCAGGCGGTACAATCCGTGGTGATGGTAGAGTAACACTGATTGTAGATGTTGGCGTTATCATGGATATGGCAAAAGAAGTTAAAGTAGATATCAAATCAAGCATGAGCGCAGAAGCTACACAAAAAGCAAAAGAAAGCCCAGCTGATTACAAAGTGCTAGTTGTCGATGACTCAAAAATGGATAGAACCATCATCAGCAAGGCTCTAGCGCCAACTGGTATCACGCTAATAGAAGCTACAAATGGTCTAGAAGCGCTTAATATCATCAAAAGTGGCGAGCATGCCTTTGATGCTGTGCTTATCGATATCGAAATGCCAAAAATGGACGGCTATACCCTTGCAGGTGAGATTCGCAAGTATTCTAAATACCGCAATCTACCGCTTATTGCTGTTACAAGTAGAACTAGCAAGAGTGACCGCCTAAGAGGCGTAGAGGTCGGCATGACTGAGTATATCACAAAACCATACTCAGGTGAGTACCTAGAAAATGTTGTTCGCAAGAACATCAAGCTACCATAA
- a CDS encoding chemotaxis protein — translation MFDDNVLKTGSGEMELVDFRIFKKGKEGDSYYEGIYGVNVAKVKEIIKMPNLTELPGTPEYIEGIFDLRGVVIPVVNLARWMGIEAPAQMVLKPRVIISEFSNIYIGFIVHEAKRIRRINWKNIEPANFSGGVGGGGALDKSKITGVTRIENDDVLLILDLESIVQELGIYQPKMEIDIADFQQIDGFALVLDDSMTARHLVGDALSKMGLKVLEAKDGSDGIEKLNDLYAMYKDELSDVLKIIISDVEMPQMDGFHFASVIKQDKRFANIPIIFNSSISNQFSESQGKQVGGEGYLTKFNATQLYNEVTRVINNHKQQ, via the coding sequence ATGTTTGATGATAATGTTTTAAAAACAGGCTCTGGTGAGATGGAGCTTGTTGATTTTCGCATCTTTAAAAAAGGCAAAGAAGGCGACAGTTACTACGAGGGCATTTACGGCGTAAATGTCGCAAAAGTAAAAGAAATCATCAAGATGCCAAACCTCACTGAGCTTCCAGGAACACCTGAGTATATCGAGGGAATTTTTGACCTTCGTGGCGTGGTGATTCCAGTAGTTAACCTTGCTCGCTGGATGGGCATAGAAGCACCAGCCCAGATGGTTTTAAAGCCTCGTGTAATCATATCTGAGTTTTCAAATATCTACATCGGCTTTATCGTCCATGAAGCAAAGAGAATTCGCCGAATTAATTGGAAAAACATCGAACCAGCGAACTTCTCTGGCGGTGTTGGCGGTGGCGGTGCCTTGGATAAGAGCAAAATCACAGGTGTTACTCGCATCGAAAATGACGATGTTTTGCTGATTTTAGACCTAGAGAGCATTGTTCAAGAACTTGGTATCTATCAGCCTAAGATGGAAATTGATATCGCTGATTTTCAGCAGATTGACGGTTTTGCTTTAGTGCTTGATGATAGCATGACAGCTCGCCACCTTGTAGGCGACGCTCTTAGTAAAATGGGCTTAAAAGTCCTTGAGGCAAAAGACGGCTCTGATGGAATCGAAAAACTAAACGACCTTTATGCTATGTATAAAGATGAGCTTTCAGATGTCCTTAAAATCATTATTTCAGATGTTGAAATGCCACAAATGGACGGCTTTCACTTTGCTTCTGTTATCAAGCAAGATAAGAGATTTGCTAATATTCCTATTATCTTTAACTCATCTATTAGCAATCAATTCTCTGAATCACAAGGTAAGCAAGTCGGTGGCGAGGGCTATCTAACTAAGTTTAACGCCACTCAGCTTTACAACGAAGTTACGCGCGTGATTAACAATCACAAACAACAATAA
- a CDS encoding UDP-2,3-diacylglucosamine diphosphatase — protein MKNNLEFLMKNNLEFLMKNNLEFPMKINTDAIFLSDAHENTNKTHFLEFLEALDDGRISMPSQLFLLGDMFDVLVGVGEFASFFARQIKLINKLALKTEIIYFEGNHDFYLKDIFKNVKIVPIQAQPLNLEFAGKSVQIAHGDIFLPPLTQRALALFRKPFLLGILDFFDKLCARKLSKSILRSQMHKKLDFKIDNFKEKIEQRIANFSADIIIEGHWHQGVSFEVKNKFYINLPSFACKRSFFMLEYRDYKIQILKRSLNV, from the coding sequence ATGAAAAATAATCTAGAATTCCTTATGAAAAATAATCTAGAATTCCTTATGAAAAATAATCTAGAATTCCCTATGAAAATAAATACTGATGCTATTTTTCTAAGCGATGCGCACGAAAATACGAACAAAACGCATTTTTTAGAGTTTTTAGAAGCACTTGATGATGGCAGGATTTCTATGCCTAGTCAGCTTTTTTTGCTAGGCGATATGTTTGATGTGCTTGTGGGTGTGGGCGAGTTTGCTAGCTTTTTTGCTAGGCAAATTAAGCTTATAAACAAACTAGCCTTAAAAACTGAAATAATCTACTTTGAGGGCAATCACGACTTTTACCTAAAAGATATTTTTAAAAATGTGAAAATAGTGCCAATCCAGGCTCAACCGCTAAATCTAGAATTCGCTGGCAAAAGCGTCCAGATCGCTCACGGAGATATTTTTTTGCCCCCACTTACGCAAAGAGCCTTAGCGCTGTTTAGAAAGCCTTTTTTGCTAGGAATTCTAGATTTTTTTGATAAACTTTGTGCCAGAAAACTCTCAAAAAGTATTTTGCGCTCGCAAATGCATAAAAAACTAGATTTTAAAATTGATAATTTTAAAGAAAAAATAGAGCAAAGAATAGCTAATTTTAGCGCAGATATCATCATCGAGGGACACTGGCATCAAGGTGTGAGCTTTGAGGTTAAAAATAAATTTTATATAAATTTACCTAGTTTTGCGTGCAAGCGAAGTTTTTTTATGTTAGAATACCGCGATTATAAAATTCAAATCCTAAAAAGGAGCCTAAATGTTTGA
- a CDS encoding pyrroline-5-carboxylate reductase dimerization domain-containing protein, with translation MSKIYILGSGAMAKAMAHGLKNSGFSVVLVSREKIDFSASPELLGGVENELYGENFDIEGKDIILAFKPYALDEVAKKLSGKAKRVLSVLARTDLEVVKSAVKSADYAICMPNLAAAKNASITPFLGDESLCQIISGFGKAVKMTSKSEFDAAGIISGCAPAFLALVAEALVNAAIRGGVRAKDANELVSGLFDSVRVLLASSHPALLKESVCSPAGTTIEGIAKLEEKGVRSAFIEAVMASLNKQKG, from the coding sequence ATGAGTAAAATATATATTTTGGGCTCTGGGGCTATGGCAAAGGCTATGGCTCATGGGCTAAAAAACAGCGGCTTTAGCGTGGTTTTGGTAAGTAGAGAAAAGATTGATTTTAGCGCATCACCCGAGCTGCTTGGCGGCGTAGAAAACGAGCTTTATGGAGAAAATTTTGATATAGAGGGCAAGGATATCATTTTAGCCTTTAAGCCTTATGCATTGGATGAGGTTGCTAAAAAGCTAAGCGGCAAGGCAAAAAGAGTGCTTAGCGTGCTAGCTCGCACGGATTTAGAGGTGGTAAAATCAGCAGTAAAATCAGCAGATTACGCTATTTGTATGCCAAATCTAGCAGCTGCTAAAAACGCTAGTATAACGCCGTTTTTAGGCGATGAGAGCCTGTGTCAGATAATTTCAGGCTTTGGCAAGGCGGTAAAAATGACTAGCAAAAGCGAGTTTGACGCAGCTGGGATAATCTCAGGTTGTGCGCCTGCTTTTTTAGCACTTGTGGCTGAGGCACTAGTAAATGCAGCCATTAGAGGTGGGGTTAGAGCAAAGGATGCTAACGAGCTTGTTAGTGGGCTATTTGATAGCGTTAGGGTTTTGCTAGCTAGTTCTCATCCAGCACTTTTAAAAGAAAGCGTCTGCTCACCTGCTGGCACGACTATTGAAGGCATCGCAAAGCTTGAAGAAAAGGGCGTTCGCTCAGCTTTTATAGAAGCAGTAATGGCTAGTTTAAATAAGCAAAAAGGCTAA
- a CDS encoding DUF5718 family protein, which produces MFKNIPCFGIAGNFAQHLEQAGEASDFAGLIREQGAPKGIFPFYVPGNSSFLGRYPLDNERLKIPKNAEVQAEPEIALRLGLNYDEKGICSLKPLSFMSFNDASVRGVKAAKISHKKNFSGASRGAGNEIAIDKFSSGGICDDFSLASFLHSQGEFLAYGECARLSEYGYFYEKLLEWIKITLNTQKDEAVLEHLATFFVHKPKQILLALGATRYEPNMENRYFKAGDEVYIIAFNHKKFSLEQIKELAKDGKISPSDDISVLIQRIEYE; this is translated from the coding sequence ATGTTTAAAAATATTCCCTGTTTTGGTATAGCTGGCAATTTTGCCCAGCACTTAGAACAAGCTGGCGAAGCTAGCGACTTTGCTGGGCTTATTAGAGAGCAAGGCGCACCAAAAGGGATTTTTCCTTTTTATGTGCCTGGGAATTCTAGTTTTTTGGGGCGTTATCCGCTTGATAATGAGCGTCTAAAAATCCCTAAAAATGCTGAGGTTCAAGCTGAGCCTGAAATCGCCTTACGCTTGGGTCTTAACTATGATGAAAAGGGCATTTGCTCTTTAAAGCCACTTAGCTTTATGAGCTTTAATGACGCTAGCGTGCGAGGCGTAAAAGCAGCAAAAATCTCGCACAAAAAGAACTTTTCAGGCGCAAGCAGAGGCGCAGGCAATGAAATAGCTATTGACAAGTTTAGCAGCGGCGGCATTTGTGATGATTTTAGTCTTGCTAGTTTTTTGCATTCTCAGGGCGAGTTTTTGGCTTATGGCGAGTGCGCAAGGCTTAGTGAATACGGCTATTTTTATGAAAAGCTTTTAGAATGGATTAAAATCACGCTAAATACGCAAAAAGACGAGGCTGTTTTGGAGCATTTGGCAACATTTTTTGTGCATAAGCCTAAGCAGATTTTGCTAGCACTTGGGGCTACAAGATACGAGCCAAATATGGAAAATAGATATTTCAAAGCTGGCGATGAGGTATATATCATAGCCTTTAATCACAAAAAATTTAGCCTAGAGCAGATCAAAGAGCTTGCAAAAGATGGTAAAATCAGCCCTAGCGATGATATTTCAGTTCTAATTCAAAGGATAGAATATGAGTAA
- the hemN gene encoding oxygen-independent coproporphyrinogen III oxidase yields MIDFNAFVKYSKPGPRYTSYPTALEFSEAFSYDDYIARLKTGTKPLSLYFHMPFCRSACYFCGCNVIYTTNEGKKERYIEYLERELDLLCSVLDASRPVVQMHFGGGTPTFYKAEQMERIIKAIRAHFGNFTSDAEISCEIDPRFFTEAHMEVLKNGGFNRVSFGIQDFDERVQKEIHRIQPYEITQNAIKIARNAGIKSINTDLIYGLPYQSFESFKTTLETAVSLDPDRFAIFNYAHVPWIKKSMRKFDETTLPAPNIKLEILKHTMEYLPSRGYKMIGMDHYAKADDELFGALKNGTLHRNFQGYTTKGGADLIGIGLTSIGEGEDYYAQNFKDLDGYEKAIDANKLPNNKGVFLSAEDRLRKDAIMSLMANFALDIRALEAKHNVDFAKHFSSELEVLKSTLGEFVEINPEKISVNETGSLLIRNIAMCFDEYMKKFVGNNQSFSKTV; encoded by the coding sequence ATGATAGATTTTAACGCATTTGTAAAATACTCAAAACCAGGACCACGCTATACTAGCTATCCTACGGCTTTGGAGTTTAGCGAGGCTTTTAGCTATGATGATTATATTGCCCGCCTAAAGACTGGCACAAAGCCACTTTCGCTATATTTTCACATGCCTTTTTGCCGCTCGGCGTGTTATTTTTGCGGCTGTAATGTCATCTATACTACAAACGAGGGCAAAAAAGAAAGGTATATAGAGTATTTAGAGCGTGAGTTAGACTTGCTTTGCTCAGTTTTGGATGCTTCTAGACCAGTGGTTCAAATGCACTTTGGCGGCGGCACACCTACTTTTTATAAAGCGGAGCAAATGGAGCGCATTATAAAGGCAATTAGAGCGCATTTTGGCAATTTCACGAGCGATGCTGAGATAAGCTGTGAGATTGACCCACGCTTTTTTACAGAGGCTCACATGGAAGTGCTAAAAAATGGTGGCTTTAATAGAGTTAGCTTTGGTATCCAAGACTTCGATGAGCGTGTCCAAAAAGAAATTCACCGCATTCAGCCTTACGAAATCACACAAAACGCTATCAAAATCGCTAGAAATGCTGGAATTAAAAGTATAAATACTGATCTTATCTACGGACTGCCTTATCAAAGCTTTGAGAGCTTTAAAACTACGCTTGAAACTGCTGTAAGCTTGGATCCTGACCGCTTTGCTATATTTAACTACGCTCATGTGCCGTGGATCAAAAAATCAATGAGAAAGTTTGATGAGACTACGCTACCTGCGCCAAATATCAAGCTTGAAATCCTAAAACACACTATGGAGTATTTACCAAGCCGTGGCTATAAAATGATAGGTATGGATCACTACGCAAAGGCTGATGATGAGCTCTTTGGCGCACTTAAAAATGGCACTTTACACCGCAATTTCCAAGGATATACCACAAAAGGTGGAGCCGATCTAATCGGCATAGGGCTAACTAGCATAGGCGAGGGCGAGGACTACTACGCGCAAAACTTCAAGGACTTAGATGGCTATGAAAAGGCAATAGATGCTAATAAGCTGCCAAATAATAAAGGCGTGTTTTTAAGCGCTGAAGATAGGCTAAGAAAAGACGCTATTATGAGCCTTATGGCAAACTTTGCGCTTGATATAAGGGCGCTAGAGGCTAAGCATAATGTGGATTTTGCTAAGCATTTTAGCAGCGAACTTGAAGTGCTAAAAAGCACTTTGGGCGAGTTTGTAGAAATTAACCCTGAAAAAATCAGCGTAAATGAAACTGGCAGCTTGCTAATACGCAATATTGCGATGTGCTTTGATGAGTATATGAAGAAGTTTGTAGGTAATAATCAAAGCTTTTCAAAAACAGTTTGA
- a CDS encoding Na+/H+ antiporter family protein, translating to MLTNPVVLSVLLMCVLCLFRFNVILAIIASALLAGVLSGASIEETASTLISGMSANLETALSYILLGALAVAIWHSNLADIIITKISHYLSKKRTWLIFAIAAVACCSQNIVPIHIAFIPVLIPPLLALFNSLKIDRRAIACALTFGLKAPYVSLSVGFGLIFHTIIKDNLASNGVDVSISDISSVMWIGGVSMLVGLILAVFFYRKPRVYENRALDKQSQQEHKDKTELKMRPKEWAILGGLAVALGVQLYTNSMALGGFFGIIFMIIFGGISYKHIDDVMLKGLTIMSFVAFVILIAGGFAAVLKSTGGIEELVNIASLFAGGKLGGAIIMLGVGLLVTMGIGSSFGTIPILAVIYVPLCQSLGFSVEATILLIGIAAALGDAGSPASDSTLGPTSGLNADSQHSHIYDTCVPTFLFFNIPLVIGALIFSVIL from the coding sequence ATGCTTACAAATCCTGTTGTTCTTAGCGTGCTGCTTATGTGTGTGCTTTGTCTTTTTCGCTTTAATGTGATTTTGGCTATCATCGCCTCAGCCTTGCTTGCTGGCGTGCTTAGCGGTGCTAGCATAGAAGAGACTGCTAGCACGCTCATTTCTGGCATGAGCGCAAACCTTGAGACCGCACTTAGCTATATTTTGCTGGGAGCTTTGGCGGTTGCTATTTGGCACTCAAACCTAGCTGATATCATCATCACAAAGATCAGCCACTATCTAAGCAAAAAGCGCACTTGGCTCATTTTTGCTATCGCTGCTGTGGCGTGCTGTTCGCAAAATATCGTGCCTATTCACATAGCCTTTATCCCCGTGCTTATCCCGCCACTTCTAGCACTTTTTAACTCGCTTAAAATTGATAGGCGGGCGATTGCTTGCGCGCTAACCTTTGGGCTAAAGGCACCTTATGTTAGTCTTAGTGTGGGCTTTGGGCTTATTTTTCACACGATTATAAAGGACAATTTAGCCAGTAACGGCGTGGATGTTAGCATTAGTGATATTAGCTCTGTTATGTGGATAGGTGGGGTTAGTATGCTTGTTGGGCTTATTTTAGCAGTTTTTTTCTACCGCAAGCCAAGGGTCTATGAAAATCGCGCCCTAGACAAGCAAAGCCAGCAAGAGCATAAGGATAAAACCGAGCTTAAAATGCGCCCTAAAGAATGGGCGATTTTAGGCGGACTTGCCGTGGCTTTGGGCGTTCAGCTTTATACGAATTCTATGGCGCTAGGTGGATTTTTTGGCATTATTTTTATGATTATTTTTGGTGGCATTAGCTATAAACACATCGATGATGTTATGCTAAAAGGCCTTACTATAATGAGCTTTGTAGCCTTTGTGATACTAATTGCTGGTGGCTTTGCAGCGGTGCTAAAAAGCACTGGTGGCATAGAAGAGCTAGTAAATATAGCTAGCTTGTTTGCTGGTGGCAAGCTAGGCGGGGCTATCATCATGCTTGGCGTGGGCCTACTGGTTACTATGGGTATAGGATCTAGCTTTGGGACTATACCGATACTAGCGGTGATTTATGTACCACTTTGCCAGAGCCTTGGATTTAGCGTAGAGGCTACGATACTGCTAATTGGTATTGCCGCAGCGCTTGGCGATGCTGGCAGCCCAGCAAGCGATAGCACCTTAGGACCAACTTCTGGGCTAAATGCTGACTCTCAGCACAGCCACATCTATGATACCTGTGTGCCAACATTTTTGTTTTTTAACATACCTTTGGTGATCGGCGCTTTAATATTTAGTGTGATTTTGTGA